The Helicobacter ganmani nucleotide sequence ATCTCAATATTACCATTCAGATAAGCATACAAGCTTGAGAGGCTCGGCGTCTCCCCTGTTTTGCTAGATTTTAGCCCAAAATCTACGAGGCGATTCGCCAATTCTCTTTTACTTATGTTCTTTTCTTTCAAGATTTCATTGATTCTATCTACAACTTTCATCACAACTCTTAACATCAAAATTGCAATTTTAAAGCTTTGGATTATTGTAAAGATATAAACAAATTCTAAGTTACCTATAAACGCAAAGTTCATAATTGCGCCAAACAAACCAAGATAACTAGAGGCTAAAAATGCAAATTTTAAGTATTATTATTCCTTATGGCTTAAGCACAGAGCGAGACTTTATCGCAAAAAGAGTAATCTACAAAGCAAAACATTTAAAAAGCGATGAAAAAGTGCAATATCTTTTTGTAGAGGGTTATTCCTCGTGCTCCTTGCAGGATTCTTTTGAGCTGAAAGACTTGATAGAATCGCAAGGGCATCGTTATTATAAAGATACTAGGCAGCAAGAAAATGGGGCATTTTCTTTAGCTTCTTGTAGGAATTATGGAGCACGCTTCGTGCAAACTCCTACGATGATGGTGCTAGATGTGGATTATGTGTTTTTGGATTCTACTTTGGACAAAATCCTAAAACTCATACAGACCAAAGGAATCGTAGAGAATCCTGCGAGTTTTCTCGTGCTTCCTTGTGCCTTTTTAAACGAGCTTGGCACGCAAAAGTTTATCAGTGGTGAGCTAAAAGAGGAGGAAATCCAATCTAGTATCGTATTTAACGACAAAACAACTCTTGACTTCCTCACGCCCACTTCAAGCTCTATCGTGCTAAACACCTATACTTTTTTGGAACTTGGAGGATATGGGGATTTTGTCGGATTTGGCTATGAGGATTTTGACTTTCTCTCTCGGCTTTTAAGGCATTGTGCAACTTTTGAGATAATGCCCAAAGAGTTGAAATATTTTGCGCGAAATTGGAATCTAAAGGACTTCAGAGGATTCCGCGCTTGGTATGCTTTGGTAGGCTTAGAGGCAATGTTTTATGGAATCTCTCTTGTTCATCTCTACCACGAACGCCCCAATCAAAATGGTTATCTAAGCGCAAATGCAATCAATAAAAATAAAAAGCTTTTTTTGAGCAATCTAAACCGAAAAAGTAGTTTAGACCCGCTCATCTGCGCAAAGGCGAGAGAAAAAGTCTGTATTTTGTATAGCGAGAAATCCAATAATTACAGAATTTTGCAAAAGCCCTGCGTGTTTTTGGGAGAACCAATTGCCGCAGAGGAGCGAATGTTTTTTGATGAGGAGGAGTTTAACGCGCAGAGATTCTTAGACTTTAAGCAAAAGCACGCAATCACGCGCTTTTTATGCTTGAATCCTTACGCAAGGGAACAAATCGCACAAATCTATCAGTTTATGCGAGAAAATCAAATCCCTTTTTATGTTTTTGAGCGAGGAGCGTTTCCTGATGCTTGGTTTTTTGATGATAGCGGATTTTTGTGCGATTCTAACAATTACGATGAGAATCTTTGGAATCACGAAATCACTTCTGCGCAAAAGGATTCCACCTTGCAATACATTAAGGGACTTTTGCAATCTAATGTATTTTTGGAAGATAAAAATGACATTATCGCACAAGATGAGCTTAAAAGAACGCTTGGAATTCGGCACAAAAGAGTGATTTTCGTCCCCTTGCAAGTGGAATGCGACACAGCGATTCTGCATTTTTCGCCCTATTTTAGCTATGAGGAATTTTTAGAAACCCTAAACGAGCTTGCGGGGGAATATTTCAAAGAAAATGTTGTGTTTGTTTGCAAAAAGCACCCTTTGGGAGGTGATTTAGACAAGAAGCTTTATAAAAACTTAATTTTTGCGCCCGATAATTGCAATTTTCTCTCGCTTATTGATTTAAGCGAAATGTGCGTTTTGCTAAACTCTGGCGTGGGAATGTATGCGATGATTGCCAAAAAGCCCGCGATTGTTTGTGCTAGAGCTTTCTATGCTTTTGATGGTTTGAATCTACAAGCACAATCCAAAGAGGAACTAAAGGCACAGATTGATAGCGTTTTGCAAAATGGCTTTGAAGTGAATGAGGCAAAAATGCTTGCGTTTATCCGCTATTTGCGGGAGGATTTTTATTCCTATCTTTTGGGAGAATCTGTGCTTTTGAAACGTCAAGATGGAAATCTCTTTAGGAGGACAACCGAATTTTATTTTTATCAAATGAATCTTGGAGGGCAGAAATTCTTGCAGGGCAAGCGGTTTGAGAGGCAAAATTACACTTTGGATTCCTTGTGTTATTTGCCCTTTGCCCATGAAATCAATCAAGACAAGAATTCGTTCTTGCAAAAGAAATCTAAAAGCGGGTTGTTTTTGGCTTTCTTATCTTGGCTGGAGGGCTTTAAGAGTTATCGGAAATTAAGGAAACTCTTGCGAGAGCCTAGAAACTTTTTCTTAGATTCCAAAAATCCTTTGTTTATCCCAATAAAAAAGCTTGTTTCTTTGTCGCATAGATTGCCACAACCCTAAAAGGGCTTCGCAGTTAAAACTCTTTTTATGCCATTTCTGCTACAATCACGGCTAGGTGTAGCAAGTGGTTGCTCCAAAAAGAGAGGAAAGTCCGAGCTGCATTGGGATAGGATTCCATTTAAAGAATGGCTAGAGTAATCTAAGGGAAAGCGCAACAGAAAACAAACCGCCGCAATCGTGGCAAGGGTGAAAAGGTGGGGTAAGAGCCTACCGAAAGTGTAGTAATACACTTTGACTTTGCAAGCCCAATCCGCAGCAAGAAAGGTATGGTTAGTATCCCAAATCTCTAAACCTTTTGCTAGAATTTTGCTGCAAGGCAAAATCCAGATAAATAGCCACATAAACAGAACTCGGCTTATCGCTACACCTAAAACTAGGCAAAGGATTTTTATGCGATATTTACAAATTTCAGATTCTATTTTGCTAAGTCACGGAAGCGGTGGCGTAGAATCACAAAATCTTATTACAGAGCTTTTTTATCCCTTGTTAGAAGGCTGTGTAATGGGTGGAGGTGAAGACGCAGGGATTGGAAGTTTAAGCCAAAATACAGAAAAATTCGCCCTTAGTACCGATGGCTATGTCGTCTCGCCCTTGTTTTTTAATGGTGGAGATATTGGCAAACTCTGCGTATGTGGAAGCTGCAATGATGTCGCGATGATGGGCGCAAAGGCGCGTTATTTGAGCGCAAGTTTTATGATTGAAGAGGGATTCTTGATTGCGGATTTGAAACGCATTGTAGAATCTTTTGCAAACACCCTAAAACAAAGTGGTGCGAAGCTTCTCTCTGCGGATACAAAAGTGCTTCCCAAAGGCACTTTGGATAAACTTTTTATCACCACAACCGCACTAGGAGAGTTTCTATACCCCCATTTAAATTTAAGTGCATTTGGGATTCCGCAAGATTGCGCGATTCTAGTCAGTGGCAACATCGGCACACACGGAGCAGTGATTTACTCCAATCGTGAGGGAATCGGGCTACAAAGTGATTTACAGAGTGATTGCTCCTTGCTTTATCCTGTTTTAGAACCGCTCTTTGAGGCAAAACTCCAATTATACGCCTTACGCGACGCTACAAGAGGCGGAATCGCAAGCGTGCTAAACGAATGGGCAAACGCTTCAAAAATCGGCATAGAGATTGAGGAGGAGCATTTGCCAATCCTCTCACAAGTGCGCGGAATCTGTGAATTATTGGGATTTGAAGCCTACAATCTAGCAAATGAGGGAATGTGCATGCTATGTGTTGCCAAAGAGGACGCGACAAAGGCTTTGGAGATTCTACATTCACAAGGCGCACCAAATGCCGCAATCATCGGCTACACCACTTCAGAAAACGCGACAAAAGTTGTGCTAAAAACCCCCTTTAATGCAAGGAGATATTTAGACTATCCAAGCGGAGAATTACTGCCTAGAATCTGCTAAGGGTTGCGGTAAATTGAGCCCTTGATGGCTTGCGATTCTACTACTACTTCCTTGCAAGGTTTTATTGGCTTTTTTTCCTTGAGAGAAAATTTAAAAAATTTGTGGCAATCCATATTAAGATTTAAATTTTGCAAGATTATGGATTGCTTCGCTACACTCATAATAACGAAAAATAAAATACAAAGACGCAAGCAAAGAGTGTGATGACGCAGTATTATTATATAAGCAAAATCACTCGCACCATCTCTCCTACACTTTTTGCGCTATCTAAGACGCACAACCCATTATATGCAGAATCTAGCGGACAAAAGTTATTTAAAATCGCGCTTTGAAAATCCTTTTTTCCCTCAAAATCTATTTTCCATTTGCCCCCAACATTTCGCACATTACACACGCGAAATTCTAAGCGAGAATCGGTTTTACTAACATTTTCCTGCAATAAAATCTCCAAAGTAATAGGCACAAAATACCCCCCATTAAGACGCCAAAGAATCTCTTTGGCAAAAAGTTCAAAGGTTACTAAAGTAGAGTTTGGGAAGCCGGGCAAGCCAAAAAACTGCTTGCCTCCAAAATGTGCGTAAGAAATATGTTGTCCGGGCTTGATTTTGACACCTTTAAACACCATTTCATTCTCTCTTTCCTTGCAAATTGCTGCAATAAAATCATAATCTCCCACACTTGCTCCCCCGCTGCTTAGGATTAAATCACACTCACTAAGTGCTAGATTCACGCATTCCTCCACCTGCTCTTTTGTATCTTTTAAAATCGGATAAAGCTTTGGGATTCCACCATTTTCTAGCACTTTTGCAACAAGTAAATGTCCATTAGTATTGTAAATATTTGCTCCATTTTTAGCACTTTCCCCTAGCTCCAACAACTCATTTCCAATAACCAAAATCCCGACTTTCGCGCGTGTAAATACCTCTACAAAAACACAATTTAGGCTTGCCAAAAGCCCAATATGATTTGCATTGAGGCGCACTCCTTTGGAGATTAGCTTCTCACCTTTGCGATAATTTGCTCCTTTTTGACAAATGTATTGTCCAACTTTTGGTATCTCCAAAAGACGCAAAGTTTCGGATTCTACCTTTACCTGCTCTATAGGTGCTAAAATATCAGCATTTTGTGGAATTTCCGCTCCCGTAAAAGTCTTAATCGCAAAGGGTTGGTGGAGAGGCAGAACAGAATCCTGCGCATTCCCTGCTGGATTCTCCCCTAAGATTTTAAATTCTTGCGTTGCATTTTCTTGCAAAAATTTAGAATTTATTGCATATCCGTCCATATTGGAGCGTGCGGATTGCGGCATATCTTGTATTGCGACAACATCACGTGCCAAAATTCGCCCTAAAGCCTCATACAAAAAAACACGTTCCACGCCCAAAGCTCCAATCGTTTGGGATTCCAAAATCTCCCTCGCTTGCGCATAATCAATTTTAACTTTCATCTTTTTCCTTATTAAAGCAAATGCCCCATTTTGGTTTTTTTCACTTCCAAATAATGTGCATTATGCGCATTGCATTCTACGATAATCGGCTCTCGCGTAAGCTTAATCATAGATTTAAATGCGCAAATCTTGGCTGGATTATTTGTCAGCAAGCGGATTTGACTTAAGCGATAATAATCAAAAATAAATCTTACTATCTCATAATCACGCTCGTCTTCTTGGAATCCCAAAGCAAGATTAGCTTCAATCGTATCTAAGCCACTATCTTGCAGAGCATACGCATTGACTTTATTAAAAAGCCCGATTCCACGCCCTTCTTGGCGCAAATAGATTAAGAATCCCCGCTCTTTTGCAATTCTTTTCAAAGCCATTTGCAACTCACCACCACAATCACATTTAAGACTTGAAAACACATCTCCAGTTAAACATTCCGAATGCACACGCACAAGGGGATTTTCTGGAATCTCTATCGTCCTTAGCACCAAATGTTCCAAGAGATAGGATTCGCCTTTAAAAAGCTTTTTTTCTCTAAAAGATTGAATCATAAAATCCCCAAATTGCGTGGGAAGATTTGCCTGTTTTGAAATTTCTACCATTTGAATTCTCTTTAAAAAATTTTAATTAAACTCACAAATATAACGCATTTGTCGTCAAAAATGGTTTAAGATTCTGAAATTTAACTTTGTTATGGATAAATTTGGCTACAATGCACCAAAAATAAAAGGCTTAAAAATGGAATCGCCAAAGAATCTCAAAAGCGTAGAAATAGGACAAAGGATTCTATCCAAAAACGACAAAGTCGCAATGGAATTGCGAAAAATCTATGCAAAAGAAAATCTTTTTGTCCTCAACCTTATGAGCTCACCTGGTAGCGGCAAAACAACGCTTTTAGAAAATATTGCCAAAAACAAATTGCTAGAATTTAGCGTCATAGAGGGGGATTTGCAGACCAATCGTGATGCCGAGCGTCTCCAAGCCTATGGAGTCAATGCCCACCAAATCACCACAGGCGATGCGTGCCACTTAGAAGCGGCAATGGTGCAGGAATCTTTAGAAAAATTACGCGCACAGGGGGAGTTCAAGGATTTTTTATTTATAGAAAATGTCGGCAATCTTGTTTGCCCAGCAAGCTACGACTTAGGTGCAAATATGAATATCGTCTTGCTTTCCACTCCAGAGGGAGATGACAAAGTTTTAAAATATCCTACAATTTTCTTATGTGCTGACGCGGTAATCCTTTCTAAAGCAGATTTGATAGAAGTATTTGATTTTAAAGTTGCACAAGTAGAAGAGGATTTAAAAAAGCTCAAAAAAGAGATTCCATTGTTTTTAATTTCCTCCAAAGATATAGAATCTCAACGCAAATTTTGCACATTTTTACAACAAAATAAGGAGAGAAATTATGTGTCTAGCCATACCTTCTAAAGTCGTCGCAATTGATACTATAAACAATATTGCGACGCTAGATACATTGGGTGTAACGCGTGAGGCAAGTTTGGATTTAATGAGCGAAGAAATCCATATCGGAGATTATGTGTTATTGCATATCGGCTATGTTATGGGTAAGATTGACAAAGAACAAGCCAAACTTTCATTAGAAACTTATACAGAAATCATTAAAACGCTTGAAGAAGAGGAAAGGGAACTCAAAGAATCTATGCGCTAGTTTGCTGTATGAGA carries:
- a CDS encoding helix-turn-helix domain-containing protein; the protein is MNFAFIGNLEFVYIFTIIQSFKIAILMLRVVMKVVDRINEILKEKNISKRELANRLVDFGLKSSKTGETPSLSSLYAYLNGNIEIKADMIPYIADALGVYEQEFFSDSKQALKIMAKIYQGKVDYSKYEKIIELLEYLSPKTLAVLEELLTQNKKKIQELNEMMQRL
- a CDS encoding capsular polysaccharide export protein, LipB/KpsS family, whose product is MQILSIIIPYGLSTERDFIAKRVIYKAKHLKSDEKVQYLFVEGYSSCSLQDSFELKDLIESQGHRYYKDTRQQENGAFSLASCRNYGARFVQTPTMMVLDVDYVFLDSTLDKILKLIQTKGIVENPASFLVLPCAFLNELGTQKFISGELKEEEIQSSIVFNDKTTLDFLTPTSSSIVLNTYTFLELGGYGDFVGFGYEDFDFLSRLLRHCATFEIMPKELKYFARNWNLKDFRGFRAWYALVGLEAMFYGISLVHLYHERPNQNGYLSANAINKNKKLFLSNLNRKSSLDPLICAKAREKVCILYSEKSNNYRILQKPCVFLGEPIAAEERMFFDEEEFNAQRFLDFKQKHAITRFLCLNPYAREQIAQIYQFMRENQIPFYVFERGAFPDAWFFDDSGFLCDSNNYDENLWNHEITSAQKDSTLQYIKGLLQSNVFLEDKNDIIAQDELKRTLGIRHKRVIFVPLQVECDTAILHFSPYFSYEEFLETLNELAGEYFKENVVFVCKKHPLGGDLDKKLYKNLIFAPDNCNFLSLIDLSEMCVLLNSGVGMYAMIAKKPAIVCARAFYAFDGLNLQAQSKEELKAQIDSVLQNGFEVNEAKMLAFIRYLREDFYSYLLGESVLLKRQDGNLFRRTTEFYFYQMNLGGQKFLQGKRFERQNYTLDSLCYLPFAHEINQDKNSFLQKKSKSGLFLAFLSWLEGFKSYRKLRKLLREPRNFFLDSKNPLFIPIKKLVSLSHRLPQP
- the hypE gene encoding hydrogenase expression/formation protein HypE — translated: MRYLQISDSILLSHGSGGVESQNLITELFYPLLEGCVMGGGEDAGIGSLSQNTEKFALSTDGYVVSPLFFNGGDIGKLCVCGSCNDVAMMGAKARYLSASFMIEEGFLIADLKRIVESFANTLKQSGAKLLSADTKVLPKGTLDKLFITTTALGEFLYPHLNLSAFGIPQDCAILVSGNIGTHGAVIYSNREGIGLQSDLQSDCSLLYPVLEPLFEAKLQLYALRDATRGGIASVLNEWANASKIGIEIEEEHLPILSQVRGICELLGFEAYNLANEGMCMLCVAKEDATKALEILHSQGAPNAAIIGYTTSENATKVVLKTPFNARRYLDYPSGELLPRIC
- a CDS encoding molybdopterin molybdotransferase MoeA; this encodes MKVKIDYAQAREILESQTIGALGVERVFLYEALGRILARDVVAIQDMPQSARSNMDGYAINSKFLQENATQEFKILGENPAGNAQDSVLPLHQPFAIKTFTGAEIPQNADILAPIEQVKVESETLRLLEIPKVGQYICQKGANYRKGEKLISKGVRLNANHIGLLASLNCVFVEVFTRAKVGILVIGNELLELGESAKNGANIYNTNGHLLVAKVLENGGIPKLYPILKDTKEQVEECVNLALSECDLILSSGGASVGDYDFIAAICKERENEMVFKGVKIKPGQHISYAHFGGKQFFGLPGFPNSTLVTFELFAKEILWRLNGGYFVPITLEILLQENVSKTDSRLEFRVCNVRNVGGKWKIDFEGKKDFQSAILNNFCPLDSAYNGLCVLDSAKSVGEMVRVILLI
- the ribA gene encoding GTP cyclohydrolase II, which produces MQMVEISKQANLPTQFGDFMIQSFREKKLFKGESYLLEHLVLRTIEIPENPLVRVHSECLTGDVFSSLKCDCGGELQMALKRIAKERGFLIYLRQEGRGIGLFNKVNAYALQDSGLDTIEANLALGFQEDERDYEIVRFIFDYYRLSQIRLLTNNPAKICAFKSMIKLTREPIIVECNAHNAHYLEVKKTKMGHLL
- the hypB gene encoding hydrogenase nickel incorporation protein HypB, whose protein sequence is MESPKNLKSVEIGQRILSKNDKVAMELRKIYAKENLFVLNLMSSPGSGKTTLLENIAKNKLLEFSVIEGDLQTNRDAERLQAYGVNAHQITTGDACHLEAAMVQESLEKLRAQGEFKDFLFIENVGNLVCPASYDLGANMNIVLLSTPEGDDKVLKYPTIFLCADAVILSKADLIEVFDFKVAQVEEDLKKLKKEIPLFLISSKDIESQRKFCTFLQQNKERNYVSSHTF
- a CDS encoding HypC/HybG/HupF family hydrogenase formation chaperone; the protein is MCLAIPSKVVAIDTINNIATLDTLGVTREASLDLMSEEIHIGDYVLLHIGYVMGKIDKEQAKLSLETYTEIIKTLEEEERELKESMR